The Providencia rettgeri genome includes a window with the following:
- a CDS encoding Predicted DNA-binding protein with PD1-like DNA-binding motif, with protein sequence MNQSLSPYSNARFIAIRLIPGEDALLTLRHKIEQHGLQAAFIASSVGSLTDVALRFAGQEETFHTTGKFEIISLIGTLDAKGEHLHLAVSDEQGQVLGGHMMPGCTVRTTLELIIGELEKVNFIREPCPLSGYEELIITSR encoded by the coding sequence ATGAACCAATCTTTATCGCCCTATTCAAACGCGCGTTTTATTGCTATTCGTTTAATCCCTGGCGAAGACGCACTTTTAACATTAAGACATAAAATTGAGCAACATGGCCTACAAGCTGCGTTCATTGCTAGCAGTGTCGGCAGCTTAACTGACGTTGCACTACGTTTTGCAGGCCAAGAAGAGACCTTTCACACAACAGGTAAATTTGAAATTATTTCATTAATTGGCACTTTAGATGCTAAAGGCGAACACCTGCATTTAGCTGTCTCTGATGAGCAAGGGCAAGTCCTCGGTGGTCATATGATGCCAGGTTGTACGGTCAGAACAACACTAGAGCTGATTATTGGGGAACTGGAAAAGGTAAATTTCATTCGTGAGCCTTGCCCGTTATCAGGTTATGAAGAACTTATCATCACTTCTCGCTAA